GATGACAAAGGACATATTATAAAAGAATGGGAACCTCTTAAAATAGAAGAGGAAACCGAAGATGTTATAAAAGTAATTAGGTCATTAAAATCTCACTAACAGGAGGATGATATAATGGGTTCTATTGGAATGACAGAGCTTTTACTAATATTTGGAATTATAGTTTTACTATTTGGTGCAAAAAAGTTGCCTGAGATAGGAAGAGGATTAGGCGAAGGAATCAGAAGCTTTAAGTCGGCTATATCTGGCGAAGAGAAGAAAGAAGATGAAAAAGTTGTCACACCTAAGGAAATAGAAGCAGAAGTAATAAAAAAAGAAAAAGTTAAAGAAAATGCTTAATGAATTTTGCTCATAAAAAGATTACTATTAATTAAAACTTTACTACTGCTTATATTTAATACCAGCAAAGCCTATCCTGTCGAGCTGGTTGATTTAAAAACATACTTAAAGAATGATAAAAGTTTAAAAAGTTTATATCAATTTACTAATTTTTCACCGATTTGGATAAACGATAGTTTTGAAGAAAAAACTGAAAAACTTAGAAATCTAATAGAAGTGTTGGATAAAGAAGGTTTAAATCCATCAAACTACAACTTCTTCTTAAGCAGAAATCCTGTAAAAGATGAGATTGAACTATCAAAACTCACTTTAAAAATTTGCTTAGACCTTTATAATGGAACTATAAATCCTAAAGAAATTTTTAGAACTTGGAACTTACCAAAGAAAAAATTTAACAAATATAAAGAACTTGCCAATATTATCAAAGAAAATCAATTAGAAAACTTGCCTGAACTCTGTCAACCAAATTACGATGGTTATTTAGCATTAAAAAAATATTTATCAAAATACCATGAAATCATAGCATCAAATCCATATTTACCAAAGATAAATAAAAAATTAAAACCGAAAACAAAAGATAAAGAAGTCAAAAAATTAAGACAGCTTTTGTATATCTATGGTTTTTATAACGGAAACACAAATTCTGATGTATATGACGATGAACTTTTGGAATCGGTAAAGAGATTTCAAGAAAGTAGAAACTTAGAAGCAGACGGAATAATAGGCGTCAAAACATTAAGCGAATTAAACAGACCTCTTAATGAATTAATTGATATTATTAAAATCAACATGGAAAAATACAGATGGTTGCCTGAAAATTTAGCTGAAAATAGGATAGAAATTAATATTCCTTCATTTGAACTAAAATATTACGAAAATGATATAGAAGTATTAAGTACAGAGGTTATTGTTGGAAAAAATTATGAAGAAGATTTTAGACCAACACCTATATACTACGGTAAAATTGAGAAAATTACGTTAAATCCATACTGGTATGTACCTAAGAAAATTGC
This is a stretch of genomic DNA from Sulfurihydrogenibium sp. YO3AOP1. It encodes these proteins:
- a CDS encoding L,D-transpeptidase family protein yields the protein MLIKRLLLIKTLLLLIFNTSKAYPVELVDLKTYLKNDKSLKSLYQFTNFSPIWINDSFEEKTEKLRNLIEVLDKEGLNPSNYNFFLSRNPVKDEIELSKLTLKICLDLYNGTINPKEIFRTWNLPKKKFNKYKELANIIKENQLENLPELCQPNYDGYLALKKYLSKYHEIIASNPYLPKINKKLKPKTKDKEVKKLRQLLYIYGFYNGNTNSDVYDDELLESVKRFQESRNLEADGIIGVKTLSELNRPLNELIDIIKINMEKYRWLPENLAENRIEINIPSFELKYYENDIEVLSTEVIVGKNYEEDFRPTPIYYGKIEKITLNPYWYVPKKIAAKDILKKIKSNPRFLEDFGFKVFYNGQEVDYKKINWRKYNESNFNFTLIQSPGDKNFLGRIRITFSNPFQVYLHDTPFKELFKQKRRAFSSGCIRINDALSLTSYILNKDKNEIVNFINSNKTLDLVPSKNIYVYIFYFTALVKNDTIYFYEDLYNFDKKILNLMLDIDE
- a CDS encoding twin-arginine translocase TatA/TatE family subunit, with the translated sequence MGSIGMTELLLIFGIIVLLFGAKKLPEIGRGLGEGIRSFKSAISGEEKKEDEKVVTPKEIEAEVIKKEKVKENA